Below is a genomic region from Rhineura floridana isolate rRhiFlo1 chromosome 5, rRhiFlo1.hap2, whole genome shotgun sequence.
tcctcacaaccctgtgaggtaggttaggctgagagacatgactgcccaaggtcacccagtgagaatTGTGGCTGAGTTGAGATTCTATTTGTTTAATACTTTAACTAAACAAATTAGTTGAATTGTGTGgataggattcccccccccacaaagaaCAGCCTACAAATTGCATACCgccacaactcccccccccaaaaaaaacccttctggaaATACAAtatctttgatgtaaagtaagaaaTAAAAACACTGATGGATCATTCCATCAATGCCAGCATCCTACTTCCAAAAATGACCAATCAAATGCATATGAAGTCCACAAGTAGGGCATGATGGCAACAGCCTTGGCAACGGGTTTTCTCCTTAGCAATTGTTGTTTAGAGGTACATTGGCTCTGGCTATGGACATATCATTGGGCAATCATGGCAAATCTCCACTGATAGACCTTGGGTAAATTTATAAAACAATATCCACATTCAAATAACCTTAATTATGAATAGGCTGTTCACAAATCATGCCACTTAACTGTAAAGACAACACAGTCAGGATATGAAAAAAATCAGTGGGTCCAACCCCAATCTACTAAAGCAGGGATAGAGAACTTGTGGctttggactacacttcccataatccctggccgttAGCCATTCTGGCTGAAGCTGgtatgagttggagtccaaaaacagctggaggggcACTACACTGGTTCCTAAGCCCTTCTAACACATAAGCCAATTCCTAACCAACAATGTCATGAGTCATTTAGAATAATAGAACTGAACAGGATCCAGAGCCTACCCAATGATACAACTTTGGGCTAGCTCACTCATTGCTCATCATTTCAGGGCTGCAGCTTAAGCCAATGACCTGGCACAAATCAAAGACAACAGGAAGAGCTTCTGGATTATCTCATGTCATTTTGCACACAAAATCTTTTTTCAGTGGAATCGGTTCGCACTTCCAGCTTTGCATCATCAAGTGATACACCCAAATGTATGAACTGGCTCTTAGAAACAGCCAAGCCTTGCACTACTCCAGCAGCTGCTATTCCTACTTATGTGTCAGTGTTATCTTTTAGACCCTGCATGATGCACATGAGCACAGCAGCTCTAACATGTAGGGTGGCATAGAGTAATGATTGGCAAATCCAACATTTTCTGCAAATCTACACTTTGTTTTCTTAATTTGCAACATAATATTTGTGTCCAAGACCATGCTAAGTGCTCCAACAGTTTATCTGGCTTTGATTTCACAGATAGATATATAACGGGGGGTGGGGGAATTATGCAAAATTACATTGGACTGCATTCAGTGGCACCTCACCTGCTATGAAGTGCATTATAAACACTTCATTATATATACACCAAATGAAAGACACACAAAGCAGGAAGCATCCAATGTTGTAAATACACCAAAAAAAAGGGAAAAGTATATCTCAGAGATGCTGGAAAGGCCAAATGTTTATTGTTACATTAACCTGACGTGTCTCAGCTGAAGTGAACCTTCTTCAggggcttctttctttctttataagCTGCTTATAAAACAGATAAGCCCCTGAAGAAGGTTCACTTGAGCAGAAACACATTGAGCTAACAAAACAAATCTTTGTTCTTTCCAGCGTCTCTGAgatacacttctctctttttgaACACACGTACGTATCTCTGTGTactgtacacacacatatatatatactgtatagtgTATGTACTTAAATATCTAAGTTCCATACAGATAAAAGATTATGAAAAATAGAGGTTTGTTTTATTTGCAGACATATAAACACTTTTGGTACAGTACAGACATATTGTCAGAACTCAAGAAAAGTGTCAGTTCTAAGCATAACATTCATTTGTTTTACACATCTAGATTTGATGCAGGCATCTGGCATGATAGCTTTGCAGCTTTTGCAATCACTGTCAAAGGAGTGCATTGCTGATAACCCTCTGCTGTATAGCTGCAGAGGCAGACAGGTGTCTAAATTCCTGCGAAGATATGTCACTGGTTTTAAGAAGTAAAATTCTGGACATGATCCAGAAGACTAAGCTAATGAAAAAGAACGGAGCCAAAAGTCAGTAATTAGCTGTTCTCTCACACAAAATACTCATCAAGAGAATAGCAAGAGTCAACACATAAAACTTTCACATTCCAAGATTGAGAAGCAATTTTTGTTTCCATTGGAAAGATCTAACCCAGAAacatcacattaaaaaaaaaaaaagttccactACCAAAGTGATGGAATACTACTGACAGATTGTTGAAACTACAATGCATTATTGACAACAACTCAGACTTCAACCAGGGTTTACCagatcaaaaatattttttagctGGGGTAGTGGTGGATGGATTCTGAAATGGAAGGATATTGATTGTGGGCATCTCTCCAGAGATCCTTGCGTGAAGTGGGAACTGTACAAAAAGACCTGTCCCCTAGGCCTCAGTAGATTGTAAGCTCTGCCTCTGACAGCACTGGTCATCCATTTGGAGCAAGGGTGTGTGGAATCCGCACACCCTTTGTTCTTCACTCACTGTACATGAGTGATGAACAAAATGTAGGAGTTCTCCTCTGCAGCATCTATGTGGACTTAAGGATTAGGGCCAAGAAGGACAATTCATACATGGAAACCGGTGTCCGGGTATTGATAGTTTTGCTGGATTCAATGTGATGGTTCATCAGGCCCTGCTATTCTCAAGTAAGAGACAATCCTTTAAAATAATTGGCATTTCACTGTTCTCTTGCTTTGTCACATTTAGTCTACAGCCCTGTAGACTAAggggaaagtcccactgaactccgtCTGACAACTTCTAGGTACATATGCATAGGTTCAGGCTGTTGTAGTTTGGACTGTAGTGGCAGCCCTTCATTCATTCTGAAGGTTCTCCACAAAGCTTGGGGAAACCTACAGAGGCATTCCATGAGTTCCAAGAAGCGAGCACTAGTCAGGGAAATTGGCAAGGCAACTGTCTCCCTGTTCTGTGCACACTTGGATAGCTTAGGATCCCAGATAACATTTCTCTTATTTGTTCCATGAGATACTGATCACAGTATTTCATAACAGTGAACTAACTGCTGAAGCAATTTATAGTGTCTGTTGTCCATGCTGAACGGGAAGTGAACATCTCATTCTGTTCATAACCTCACAAGGGGATGGTGTGCACCCTCAAGAAATTGCACTTCTTGTTATGCCtttcatatatatacatacacatctgAGGTAATAAAACATTCTATTTTGATTTACCAGTGCATATTTTCTTGTCATCATCTTTTATATACAATAGAACATATATTTATTATACCTTAAACCCatacttttattttctttttctcctttagAAAAACAGTATGTCTTAaaatatacttttcattttcttttaaacaGTCTCATTTACAGGAATGGCAGATGTTGCCCTCTTGTGGTAAAAAAATGACATAGGAATGAAGAATGTAACAATGAATGTGTCATTGTCTTACCTTTCACTTTATGAATACTGACTTAGTTTATAGATGGGTCTTGTGATGACCAAGTCTACACAGACAGGTTACTAGCTGTTAGCACTatggtttcattaaaaaaagctgTACACTGTAAACAGCTATTTACAATTACAATAAGTTATAAATCAGTAGTCCATTGTAGCTACTGCTGACAATCCTCCATTTGGGAAGTTAATCATAGTTCAGAATTGTTAGGGTTTGGTTGTGATCGTCTATTCGAAACCATCAGATATTGGAAATTTCTACAGGTTTCTTCTCCAGCATATGTAGATCAATTCTTCCATTTAATGGGATTTGTACTTCCAAATTTTCGTCTCCTCTGTGGTATTTTCTTCCTTTCCTTAGGCAGATATAAATACCCATTCCAGTTACCAGTGTTATTGAACACAAGCTTATTATTGACAGGGCCACTAAAGTAGGCATACAAGATGCTGCCTCTACTCTTTTTTGTGTGGGTTCTATAGATATTTGTGGTTCTTTTTCCTCAATATTAATGTCAGGTTCCTTTCTTAAAAGGCTTTCAATATAGCTCTCATTGCTCACAGTGTCATTGACAAAGAGATTCACCATAACGGTGGAATGGAGAGGTTCTGGATAACCATGATCACTGACTTTAACAAGAAGCCGATAGAGGCCATAGTCATTCTGCATGAGCGACTCCTCCAGAGTGATATTGCCTGTCTTGCCGTCAATCTTAAAGGAGTCTGGTCGGGGACCTCTTCTCCCTATTATACTATATGCAATGACTGCATTCATTCCAGTGTCATTATCTACAGCATAGACTTCAGTGATAGGAGATCCCGGTAGAGTAGAAGGAAGGACGAGGAGGTAAGACATGTTAGACTGAGGAAACAAGACCAATGGTGGGTTATCATTTATGTCTAATAAAAGGACAGTTATTTTTGCAGTAGAGGACAAGGCAGGATCACCTCCATCAACTGCTTCAACCCACAAGATGTATGAGCTCTGCTGCTCCCTGTCTAGAGAGACCTTAGCTCTTAGCACTCCTTTGCCAGTGTCTATAACAAAGATGTCACTTCCATTTACAACAGAAAGTGCTACCCAGCCATTTTGCCCTATATCTGCATCAGTGACACTTATAACTCCAATTTCGCCAAAGCCTGGGAAATTCTCTGGCACAAAAAAACTGAAATCCTTATTGATAAATCTTGGGCTGTTGTCATTTTTATCCAATACCGAGATGGTAACTGTGGCTATTGATTCTCGGGCTGGTACTCCAGAATCTACCGCTTTAACTGTATAGCGatatttttctctttcttctctGTCCAGCTGGGTGGAAACGGTCAAAACTCCTGTGACTTTATCTAAAGAAAAATACAAAGGGGCTTCAGGCCCTAAGAAATAAGACACTTGCCCTCTTTCTCCACTGTCAGCATCTGTTGCATGCAGCTTGGTCAAAAACGCATTTGGAACATTATTTTCTTCTATTGATAATTCTATCAGTGGTTGAGAGAAAACAGGAGAGTTATCATTATCATCCAGCAGCTGCACTTTCAATATTCTTTTGACGTGGGATCCTTCAGTATTCCATGCAATCACTGATACTTCATAGAACTGTTGAGCCTCATAATCCAACGGCTTTGTAGTCTCCAATAAGTACTCGTTGTGATATGGTTTGTACGGTGACAACCTGAATGGGCCATCACCATCCAGACAGCAATCCACTTTGTATTTTTCATCTGGGTCTTTTATGGTAAAAAACGCAATTGGTGTGTTAACAGGTTCTAACTCCCTCAGGTAAACCACCCCTTCCACTTCATTAGCTATAAAACGAGGAATCACTTCAGGAGGTCTCATTGTGACTTTGATGATGGATATTAACACAGTGATCACTGCTGGGATACAACCAGGGCCGTTGGCTAATATGCTCAGCCGATGGAGACGAGGAGTGTCACCAATAATCCTTCTGGAGAGCTTGATAACACCTGTGCTTTCATCAAGGTGGAACAAAGTGCGGGATAACTGAGACACCTTTTGGCTGTAGGAATAGGTGATCTCTGCATTGATGCCCTGATCCACATCCACAGCATGGACAGAGGCTACATGCAACCCAATGCTAGAATTCCCAAAGACTGTGACATTGATTTGGGTCTCATTGAATTGAGGGCAGTTGTCATTGATGTCACTGATTCCAATGGTGAGGGTGGCACTGCCCACTAGTGGTGGAACGCCTCCATCCTCTGCAATTATGAGGGTGATATACTTGTCTCTGGCCTCCCTGTCCAAGGCACCCATGACAATCAGATAAGGCGTTCTTTCTCCACTTTCATTTTCCTCCACATCCAATGTAAAAACCCCATAGTCATCTTGCAGGTGGTATATCTGGACCCCATTGGTACCCATGTCTGGGTCAACAGCTGGGTGTTCAATAGCTAAACGGGTATTGACTGGTGAATTCTCAGGCACAAAGAGGTATATCTGTGGCATGGGAAAGCATGGTGCATTGTCATTAACATCATGGATGGCAATCTTCACCTTGACAAGGCGGAAATACTCCTGAGGCAATATCATAACATCCAGCAACAGCAAGCATGACTCAGATGATGAATCTGGTAAGGAGGAGGAAGACGAGGCAACCACACTAGACCCAACATTATCCTCCGTGCATAGTGCCTCCCGGTCAATTTCCTTTGCCGAAGTGCGCAGTTCTCCTGTCCGGTTGTCTAGGTTCACATACTGACCTCCCAATCCTTGGGAGGCAAGGCTAAAGGAAAGTGGAGGGTTTCCCCATTGCTGAGGTTGCTGCTCTCTCTCTACAGCTGGCTGTTCCTCTGCTGCCCCTTGAACCTGTAAATCCTGGGCTAGATTCCCGATGAGGAACCCGGCAGGTAGTCCTTCATTGATGTTGTAGAAAAGTTCAGTGGCACGACTATAGCTTGCAAAGCAGTTGAAAGGTCCAAGGAAGAGCAGGAAAATGAGTAAGTTCTGAGGAAAGAGAGGCACAGGAGGTTAGTGAATGACATGTCTCTCTGACAGCATCAGTGATACacttaatcacacacacacccttttgccCCAAAAGAGAGGTCTTTCTGTGCAAGACCTTGCACTGGAACATATCTTCTggttccaccaccatcttggtacATCCTCCTGTACAGTCTCAACATACCATATTTTTTGACCTTTGATCCCATATACATAAAACCAAGTGCCAGTCCTCAGTCTAAATAAATCTATTTATGCAGAACCACCTTGCCCTAAAACATTAAGCCCCCAATTCACCATAATTAAAGAGAGAAGCCATCACATTTACACTTAACAATTCATTTCCTCAATAGACAGTAATTAAGAATTCGTTAAAAAGGGGTGGTACGTGTATATGCTTATATGCATGTGTTTAAAAATCGCCATGCTGCAGTCTGTAGAACACTGTAcaatgcaaataaataataaggggAAATAGAAGGATATTTAAACTTTATCTCAATTTCCCCTTTCCCTCAATATATACTAGCATCTTTGTCAAATTTAAACAGATCGTGAGTAAAATTAAAACAGTGGGTATGCATCCTAGGAATACTAGCATACACCACTGTCATCAGCATAAAATGtctttttcactttaaaaaaaaatctcatacaGAAGCAATATTTTGGATCATACAAAAACACTGGTATCATCCTCTCTTCCTTAAATTAATAATAGGATTGACTCCATTTGTCCAGTAGATGTGTGAAAGGACACCCTTTGCCAAACGGTGTCATCAAATATGGCTTTGCCACAGCTTAACTCTTTCACCTCCTCTACTGGGACAATAGAAAGCCATACACAGCCACAGCTCATCTTAGCTTATTGTGCAACTATTAAAATTTTAGCTGCAGCTACTTTGACTTCAGGGGTCTTCCTCCTGAAGTTTAATAACCATGGCTTCAAACCCAACCAAATACAGTCTTTTGAGAATCagatccattgaattcagtaagtaAGGATGGCTAGGAATGGACCACACATGTGCATCCTCCCTGCTCTCTCTTTAAGCAACAAAGATAATACTGTGACTGCCACAAATTTGTTCATTCTCCCCACTTGCTGTAGAGCACTAAACCTCTTGGAGTTTGCAGACCTTACTTAAGAATAAACGTGGAAAATCTCTTCTTGAATTCCCTTGAACGTACACAGTGGCCATCCCAGCCTCatctcagttttttttttaatgtgcaactGATTGTGTaaccatgtttacttggaagaaaggcacactGAAGCTATTTATCCAGTGCATGCATACTTCTAATTAAATCAGCATATGACCATGCTGCATATTCACTGGGACTCCCAagtaaatgcataggattgcagccttgaccTACTGTGATTTTATtcttgttatcatcatcatcatagccaCTTCTTACGGATGTCTACAGGATCCTCCGTGAAAATTAGACATTCAGAACTAGCAGCC
It encodes:
- the PCDH20 gene encoding protocadherin-20 — protein: MNRRAEAREGASPIYLFPFPMLRGLFFPPSPRRGPSMTAFGMSSRGNETRRSSPPVLGSSWLLGKRRRQLAMGQRSSPGSSTSTSQRNLPNLLIFLLFLGPFNCFASYSRATELFYNINEGLPAGFLIGNLAQDLQVQGAAEEQPAVEREQQPQQWGNPPLSFSLASQGLGGQYVNLDNRTGELRTSAKEIDREALCTEDNVGSSVVASSSSSLPDSSSESCLLLLDVMILPQEYFRLVKVKIAIHDVNDNAPCFPMPQIYLFVPENSPVNTRLAIEHPAVDPDMGTNGVQIYHLQDDYGVFTLDVEENESGERTPYLIVMGALDREARDKYITLIIAEDGGVPPLVGSATLTIGISDINDNCPQFNETQINVTVFGNSSIGLHVASVHAVDVDQGINAEITYSYSQKVSQLSRTLFHLDESTGVIKLSRRIIGDTPRLHRLSILANGPGCIPAVITVLISIIKVTMRPPEVIPRFIANEVEGVVYLRELEPVNTPIAFFTIKDPDEKYKVDCCLDGDGPFRLSPYKPYHNEYLLETTKPLDYEAQQFYEVSVIAWNTEGSHVKRILKVQLLDDNDNSPVFSQPLIELSIEENNVPNAFLTKLHATDADSGERGQVSYFLGPEAPLYFSLDKVTGVLTVSTQLDREEREKYRYTVKAVDSGVPARESIATVTISVLDKNDNSPRFINKDFSFFVPENFPGFGEIGVISVTDADIGQNGWVALSVVNGSDIFVIDTGKGVLRAKVSLDREQQSSYILWVEAVDGGDPALSSTAKITVLLLDINDNPPLVLFPQSNMSYLLVLPSTLPGSPITEVYAVDNDTGMNAVIAYSIIGRRGPRPDSFKIDGKTGNITLEESLMQNDYGLYRLLVKVSDHGYPEPLHSTVMVNLFVNDTVSNESYIESLLRKEPDINIEEKEPQISIEPTQKRVEAASCMPTLVALSIISLCSITLVTGMGIYICLRKGRKYHRGDENLEVQIPLNGRIDLHMLEKKPVEISNI